One Planctomycetaceae bacterium DNA window includes the following coding sequences:
- a CDS encoding PfkB family carbohydrate kinase, producing MNQSAKSTPLPIVVGLGEILWDVFPEGPRFGGAPSNFACSIAELGQPLVGVHIVSAVGNDDLGRNAIAALQSHHVQVGNVQLKEFATGRVDVTLDASGVASYRFSEDIAWDHLSWTREFAELAANCSAVCFGTLAQRSERSRQTIQRFVAETPENAFRVLDINLRSPYFDVGVIQESLQLANVLKLNDDELPQVAAACGIEVSEKQDDEACLRFLMAQLRRMFSLQLVAVTSGPRGATLLSADEMSEHPGEAVAVADTVGAGDAFTAAMTLGLLRGDPIEKINARSVAVAGFACTQHGGTMSFPEDLRIRFDEGRS from the coding sequence ATGAACCAGTCAGCCAAATCAACACCGTTACCCATCGTTGTTGGATTGGGGGAGATCCTTTGGGACGTTTTCCCGGAAGGACCACGTTTCGGCGGCGCTCCTTCAAATTTTGCCTGCAGCATTGCAGAACTTGGACAGCCACTGGTTGGGGTCCATATCGTAAGTGCTGTTGGAAACGACGACCTTGGCCGAAACGCCATCGCCGCACTTCAGAGCCATCACGTGCAGGTTGGAAATGTCCAGTTGAAGGAGTTTGCAACGGGACGAGTGGATGTCACCCTCGATGCATCGGGAGTTGCCAGTTACCGGTTCTCTGAAGACATCGCATGGGACCACCTGAGCTGGACTCGTGAATTTGCGGAGCTCGCCGCAAACTGTTCTGCCGTCTGTTTTGGAACGCTCGCCCAACGATCTGAACGATCCCGCCAAACCATTCAGCGTTTCGTCGCGGAGACACCTGAAAATGCTTTCCGCGTCCTGGATATCAATCTCCGCTCGCCTTATTTTGATGTTGGAGTGATTCAGGAATCGTTGCAATTAGCCAACGTACTGAAGCTGAACGATGACGAGCTTCCGCAGGTGGCAGCTGCATGCGGGATTGAAGTCAGTGAGAAACAGGACGACGAAGCTTGTCTGCGGTTTCTGATGGCACAGCTGCGACGGATGTTTTCGCTGCAGCTTGTTGCAGTAACTAGTGGGCCCCGAGGTGCCACGCTTTTGTCTGCCGATGAAATGTCCGAGCACCCGGGCGAAGCCGTCGCAGTTGCGGACACCGTCGGAGCGGGCGATGCATTCACAGCCGCAATGACGCTGGGTCTGTTACGGGGAGACCCCATTGAGAAGATTAATGCTCGTTCTGTTGCCGTAGCCGGTTTTGCCTGTACGCAGCATGGCGGAACAATGTCGTTTCCAGAAGACCTGCGAATTCGTTTTGATGAAGGTCGATCATGA